A genomic stretch from Methanobacterium sp. includes:
- a CDS encoding HD domain-containing protein — translation MFKKNDEDYVKNLDSKRRIRTQFVVADKVEKRAKSGKKYIDFTLSDKTGQIIGRKFSDVNINEIFDKTEIGKIHRVLGDLNEFPRGSGKYNIIIDTITELNENEYDINDFIKTSEKNRDKLMLEIYSTIEEMENVYFIKLLNSFFFDEKFKKKFFDSPSAKMHHHNYIGGLLEHSVEVLEICKFTCKIFPELDKDLLHTGAILHDIGKIKTYTYDLVSIDFSEEGRLLDHLFISCDMVKEKINEIEMPEELSNQILHLILSHHGDVRNGWGSPVNPLTPEAVALHHADNLDAKVKGMLQNK, via the coding sequence ATGTTTAAAAAGAATGATGAGGACTATGTAAAAAACCTTGATTCAAAAAGGAGAATAAGAACACAATTCGTAGTTGCCGATAAAGTAGAAAAAAGGGCTAAAAGTGGTAAAAAATACATAGATTTTACACTTTCAGATAAAACAGGGCAAATAATTGGTAGAAAATTTTCGGACGTTAATATAAATGAAATTTTTGATAAAACTGAAATTGGAAAAATTCATAGGGTGTTAGGAGATTTAAACGAGTTTCCAAGAGGATCTGGTAAATATAATATAATAATAGATACTATAACTGAATTAAATGAAAATGAATATGATATTAACGATTTTATAAAAACTTCAGAAAAAAATAGGGACAAACTAATGTTAGAGATCTATTCAACAATAGAAGAAATGGAAAATGTATATTTCATAAAGCTCTTAAATTCGTTCTTTTTTGATGAAAAATTTAAAAAGAAATTCTTTGATTCTCCATCTGCAAAAATGCATCACCACAATTACATTGGTGGTTTATTAGAACACAGCGTAGAAGTGCTAGAAATATGCAAATTTACCTGTAAAATATTTCCAGAACTGGATAAAGATCTTTTACATACTGGAGCAATATTACATGATATAGGCAAAATTAAGACCTATACTTATGATTTAGTGAGTATAGACTTCTCAGAAGAAGGTAGATTGCTTGATCATTTATTTATATCTTGCGATATGGTGAAAGAAAAAATTAATGAAATAGAAATGCCTGAAGAACTTTCAAACCAGATTTTACATTTAATATTAAGCCATCATGGAGACGTTAGGAATGGTTGGGGTTCTCCCGTAAATCCTCTGACTCCTGAAGCTGTAGCACTCCATCATGCAGACAATTTAGATGCAAAAGTTAAAGGAATGCTTCAAAACAAATAA